One Polaribacter sp. KT25b DNA segment encodes these proteins:
- a CDS encoding ABC transporter permease: MKASLTLGKVSNFIGLGFFTTLKDLFTGKLDKEDFKNLLRKFIVPLASILLFFLLWHLGAKSLYNIEAEYKIEKALQDQGQAAADALTACIASGESSCQPNTLPSPSQVWDSFQSLLRDHNIISADKAAFAEKTAALNAKRIAAGKDAIVYTGRPSFVDQIYRSLQTVFAGFLLALVIAVPLGIFIGLSPTLKSAFNWFIQIFKPVSPVVWYLLVFMIVKTLLIGSADDSSFTISFISVGLCSMWATLVNTAMGVSSVDKDYINVAKVLKLGTFQKIFKVVLPSSLPLIFTGLKITLSVAWMVLIAIELLAQSPGLGLFVWEEFQNGANDSNAKIIVAMFVIGIIGFLLDRLMLTIQNWVSFDKTDAI; this comes from the coding sequence ATGAAAGCAAGTTTAACATTAGGAAAAGTATCTAATTTTATAGGACTAGGTTTTTTTACAACATTAAAAGATCTATTTACTGGAAAGCTAGATAAAGAAGATTTTAAAAATTTACTACGCAAGTTTATTGTTCCACTTGCTTCCATTTTATTGTTCTTTCTTTTATGGCATTTAGGGGCAAAATCTTTATACAATATAGAGGCAGAATATAAAATTGAAAAAGCGTTACAAGATCAAGGGCAAGCAGCAGCAGATGCTTTAACAGCTTGTATTGCTTCTGGTGAATCTAGTTGTCAGCCAAATACCTTGCCTTCTCCTAGTCAGGTTTGGGATTCTTTTCAATCTTTATTAAGAGATCATAATATTATTAGTGCAGACAAAGCTGCATTTGCAGAAAAAACTGCAGCTTTAAATGCTAAAAGAATTGCTGCTGGTAAAGATGCAATTGTTTATACGGGTAGACCATCTTTTGTAGATCAAATATATAGAAGTTTACAAACCGTATTTGCAGGTTTTTTATTAGCATTAGTAATTGCTGTTCCTTTAGGAATCTTTATTGGGTTAAGTCCTACTTTAAAAAGTGCTTTTAACTGGTTTATTCAAATCTTTAAACCAGTATCTCCAGTTGTTTGGTACTTGTTAGTTTTTATGATTGTAAAAACGTTACTAATTGGTTCTGCAGATGATAGTTCATTTACAATTTCATTTATAAGTGTTGGTTTATGTTCTATGTGGGCAACTTTAGTAAACACAGCAATGGGAGTTTCTTCTGTAGATAAAGATTATATAAATGTTGCAAAAGTTTTAAAATTAGGAACTTTTCAAAAGATATTTAAAGTAGTATTACCTTCATCTTTACCATTAATTTTTACGGGATTAAAAATCACGTTGTCAGTTGCTTGGATGGTTTTAATTGCCATTGAACTTTTGGCACAGAGTCCAGGTTTAGGATTGTTTGTTTGGGAAGAATTCCAGAATGGAGCTAACGATTCTAATGCAAAAATTATTGTTGCAATGTTTGTTATAGGAATCATTGGTTTCTTGTTAGACAGATTAATGTTAACAATTCAAAACTGGGTTTCATTTGATAAAACTGATGCAATTTAA
- a CDS encoding ABC transporter ATP-binding protein → MAYLELNNICKTYGNDGDETEVLSNINLKIEEGEFVAIVGFTGSGKTTLVNLINGLIEPTSGEVLFKGEPVNGTSHERGVIFQNYSLLPWLTVGQNVFMAVKEAFPKKNKAALNEIVANYVEMVSLTPAINKRPNELSGGMRQRVAVARALAMKPEMIIMDEPLGALDALTRGNLQDEILNIWGKDKRTALLITNDVDEGIYMADRIIPLRPGPNATLGPEFKIDLERPRDKTEMNDNPNFKKTRNEIIEYLMDIGNERKSVAKEEIILPDLVPKDFVNQFKFGN, encoded by the coding sequence ATGGCATATTTAGAGCTTAATAATATTTGCAAAACCTATGGAAATGATGGGGATGAAACTGAGGTTTTATCTAATATAAACCTTAAAATAGAAGAAGGTGAATTTGTTGCAATTGTTGGTTTTACAGGAAGTGGAAAAACAACGTTAGTAAATTTAATAAATGGGTTAATAGAACCAACAAGTGGTGAGGTTTTGTTTAAAGGAGAACCTGTAAATGGTACAAGCCATGAAAGAGGAGTTATTTTTCAGAACTACTCATTATTACCTTGGTTAACTGTTGGTCAAAATGTATTTATGGCAGTAAAAGAAGCTTTTCCAAAGAAAAATAAGGCAGCATTAAATGAAATAGTTGCTAATTATGTTGAAATGGTGAGTTTAACACCAGCCATAAATAAAAGACCTAATGAGTTATCAGGTGGAATGCGTCAAAGAGTTGCAGTGGCAAGAGCTTTAGCAATGAAACCAGAGATGATTATTATGGATGAACCTTTAGGTGCTTTAGATGCTTTAACTCGTGGAAATTTACAGGATGAAATTTTAAATATTTGGGGAAAAGATAAAAGAACAGCTTTGTTAATTACAAATGATGTAGATGAAGGAATTTATATGGCAGATAGAATTATTCCATTACGTCCAGGGCCAAATGCAACTTTAGGTCCAGAGTTTAAAATTGATTTAGAGCGTCCTAGAGACAAAACAGAAATGAATGATAATCCTAATTTTAAGAAAACTCGAAATGAAATTATTGAGTATTTAATGGATATTGGAAATGAGCGTAAATCTGTGGCTAAAGAAGAAATAATACTTCCAGATTTAGTTCCTAAGGATTTTGTTAACCAGTTTAAATTTGGAAACTAA
- a CDS encoding ABC transporter ATP-binding protein yields MITKSTTTKNVIENGLFPSSEVMLDLKNLKKVYPTPKGDYVVLEDLNLQIKKEEFVTIIGHSGCGKTTMLSMIAGLNPISGGNISVLGKHIKGPGPDRGVIFQSPSLMPWMTSLQNVLLGVNQVFPDATKAQRNDVAKYYLQKVGLEDSFHKKASELSQGMQQRVGIARAFAIKPKVLLLDEPFGMLDSLTRGELQDILIEIWNKEKITAVMITHDVDEAIFLADRVVMMTSGPKAKIGDILDINFERPRTRKSVLEHDDYYKYRKHLIDFLEH; encoded by the coding sequence ATGATAACAAAAAGTACAACTACCAAAAATGTAATAGAAAACGGCCTTTTTCCTTCTAGTGAAGTGATGTTGGATTTAAAGAACCTAAAAAAAGTATATCCTACTCCAAAAGGTGATTATGTGGTTTTAGAAGATTTGAATCTTCAGATAAAAAAAGAAGAATTTGTTACCATTATTGGGCATTCTGGTTGTGGTAAAACAACGATGCTTTCTATGATTGCAGGATTAAACCCAATTTCTGGAGGAAACATTTCTGTACTTGGTAAACATATAAAAGGACCAGGACCAGATAGAGGTGTTATTTTTCAATCGCCAAGTTTAATGCCATGGATGACTTCTTTACAAAATGTATTGTTAGGCGTAAATCAAGTTTTTCCTGATGCAACAAAAGCACAAAGAAATGATGTTGCAAAATATTATTTACAAAAAGTTGGTTTAGAAGATTCTTTTCATAAAAAAGCAAGCGAATTATCTCAAGGAATGCAGCAAAGAGTTGGTATTGCCAGAGCATTTGCAATTAAACCTAAAGTACTTTTATTAGATGAACCTTTTGGAATGTTAGATTCTTTAACAAGAGGAGAATTACAAGATATATTAATTGAAATCTGGAATAAAGAAAAAATTACTGCTGTAATGATTACTCATGATGTTGATGAAGCCATCTTTTTAGCAGATAGAGTAGTAATGATGACAAGTGGTCCCAAAGCAAAAATAGGAGACATTTTAGATATCAATTTTGAAAGACCAAGAACAAGAAAATCAGTTTTAGAACACGACGATTATTACAAATACAGAAAGCATTTAATAGACTTTCTAGAACATTAA
- a CDS encoding alginate export family protein: MKKQYIILALMLVSCQFINAQFTLDGEFRPRTEYRNGFGNLITDGTDAGFGISTRVRLNTSYMTDNYWFYVSLQDVMVWGENRQILPYDQNNSFAVFQAWAELKLGENTSTRIGRQVLSYDDQRILGGLDWAQQGRNHDAALLKHVKGNFMLDFALAFNQDYSNPTGFQSVGTAYNTTGYFSYKTMQMLYMKQKWDKITGSLLLLNNGFQEYDVNNAADGVSNLQTLGTHLNYKEGKIGLAANAYLQTGKRQGKVDVKGAYLLGLDATYKVTSKLSLGLGVEAISGNDGGVGETGAFFPLYGTNHKFNGFMDYFYVGNHANSIGLVDFHVSANISLNKSSSLMVKALNFRGEQALASGEKSLGTEVDLVYKKKFKGYALVLGYSQMFASDGMYELKGIAKTAAAGTQNWAWAMLVIKPKFLTGK, encoded by the coding sequence ATGAAAAAACAATACATAATATTAGCGCTAATGTTGGTGAGTTGTCAGTTTATAAACGCACAATTTACTCTAGATGGAGAATTTAGACCACGTACAGAGTATAGAAATGGATTTGGAAATTTAATAACGGATGGAACAGATGCTGGTTTTGGGATTTCAACAAGAGTAAGACTGAATACAAGTTATATGACAGATAATTATTGGTTTTATGTTAGTTTACAAGATGTAATGGTTTGGGGAGAAAACAGACAGATTTTACCTTACGATCAAAATAATTCTTTTGCAGTTTTTCAAGCTTGGGCAGAACTTAAGTTAGGAGAAAATACATCTACAAGAATTGGTCGTCAAGTTTTATCTTATGATGATCAAAGAATTTTAGGGGGATTAGATTGGGCACAGCAAGGTAGAAATCATGATGCTGCTTTATTAAAACATGTAAAAGGAAACTTTATGTTAGATTTTGCACTAGCATTTAATCAAGATTATTCAAATCCAACTGGTTTTCAGTCAGTAGGAACTGCATACAACACAACAGGTTATTTCTCATATAAAACAATGCAGATGTTATATATGAAACAAAAATGGGATAAAATTACTGGTAGTTTATTACTATTAAATAATGGTTTTCAAGAGTATGATGTTAATAATGCTGCAGATGGAGTAAGTAATTTACAAACATTAGGAACGCATTTAAACTATAAGGAAGGAAAAATTGGTTTAGCTGCAAATGCATATTTACAAACTGGAAAACGTCAAGGAAAAGTTGATGTAAAAGGTGCTTATTTATTAGGTTTAGATGCAACTTATAAAGTAACATCTAAATTAAGTTTAGGTTTAGGTGTAGAGGCTATTAGTGGAAACGATGGTGGAGTTGGGGAAACAGGAGCTTTCTTTCCTTTATATGGAACAAATCATAAGTTTAACGGGTTTATGGATTATTTTTATGTAGGTAATCATGCAAATTCTATTGGTTTAGTAGATTTTCATGTAAGTGCGAATATTTCTTTAAATAAATCTTCAAGTTTAATGGTAAAAGCTCTTAATTTTAGAGGAGAACAAGCGTTAGCAAGTGGAGAAAAATCTTTAGGAACTGAAGTAGATTTAGTTTACAAAAAGAAATTTAAAGGATATGCATTAGTTCTTGGATATTCTCAAATGTTTGCAAGTGATGGAATGTATGAGTTAAAAGGAATTGCAAAAACTGCTGCTGCAGGAACTCAAAATTGGGCTTGGGCAATGTTAGTAATCAAACCAAAATTTTTAACCGGAAAATAA
- a CDS encoding DUF3078 domain-containing protein, producing the protein MKKLSILLLFVFIGLSINAQTADELKKTLASKKDSIAKLQSKAKALQGKIDALPGWRKGAFGTIGASLSGFNNWYSRTAPDASAGNIGVTINGYANLIQNDFFWRNSAAINLGWVKLDDKTPGVTGDEDFETATDVFTISSLYGKRLNKKWAISGLAEYRTTLIDNFNDPGFLDLGVGATWTPTNNLVVVIHPGNYNFVFSNSGSIFESSLGAKIVADYTKKYGGLSVKSNLSMFQSYKDGDFSNWTFTNSFGYTIWKGIGLGFELGLRKNKQEALNNALISNPAETFNTVDNKLQSYWLFGLSYSL; encoded by the coding sequence ATGAAAAAATTATCAATCCTATTATTGTTCGTTTTTATAGGTTTATCTATAAACGCACAAACTGCTGATGAACTTAAAAAAACATTAGCTTCTAAAAAAGATTCAATTGCTAAATTACAATCAAAAGCAAAAGCTTTACAAGGCAAAATAGACGCACTTCCAGGTTGGAGAAAAGGTGCTTTTGGTACAATTGGTGCTAGTTTATCTGGCTTTAACAATTGGTATTCTAGAACAGCACCAGATGCATCTGCAGGTAATATTGGCGTTACAATTAATGGTTATGCCAACTTAATTCAAAATGATTTTTTCTGGAGAAACTCTGCGGCAATTAACTTAGGTTGGGTAAAGTTAGATGACAAAACTCCTGGTGTAACTGGTGATGAAGATTTTGAAACCGCAACAGATGTTTTTACAATCTCTTCTTTATATGGTAAAAGATTAAATAAAAAATGGGCAATTTCTGGTTTAGCAGAATACAGAACAACTTTAATAGATAATTTTAATGATCCTGGATTTTTAGATCTTGGGGTAGGTGCAACATGGACACCTACAAACAATTTAGTTGTTGTAATACACCCAGGAAACTACAATTTTGTTTTCAGTAATTCTGGTAGTATTTTCGAATCTTCTTTAGGTGCTAAGATAGTAGCAGATTACACCAAAAAATACGGAGGTTTAAGTGTAAAATCTAACTTATCTATGTTTCAAAGCTATAAAGATGGTGATTTTTCTAACTGGACATTTACAAACTCTTTTGGATATACTATATGGAAAGGAATTGGTTTAGGCTTTGAGCTTGGTTTAAGAAAAAATAAACAAGAAGCTTTAAATAATGCTTTAATTTCTAATCCTGCAGAAACTTTTAATACTGTAGATAATAAACTACAATCTTACTGGTTATTTGGTTTAAGCTATTCTCTATAA
- a CDS encoding DUF3078 domain-containing protein — translation MKNFFLLFCILFSVTFSAQKKKDKEPLPTPKWKIQGRFAFIFNQSSFTNWVSGGENTIAGNININYDINHKHKNLNWDTRIITGYGLSHLSEKGYRKTDDRFEFNSLLGLKSKDYWFFSFFTNFKTQYSEGYNYKTEPKTPVSNFFSPAYLSYGPGMLWKKSDNLNVNIAPATARFTFVNDEFSGKFGVEEGKNSVFSLGFNLTGYSKFSLMENIEMENIVALYSDYLENPQNIDLDYQSNIRFKVNKFIKMQMTFHTIIDDNSSGKIQFRQLFGMGLNYNFHEKVTY, via the coding sequence TTGAAGAACTTTTTCTTACTTTTTTGCATTTTATTTTCAGTAACTTTTTCTGCGCAAAAAAAGAAAGACAAAGAACCACTGCCTACTCCTAAATGGAAAATACAAGGAAGATTTGCATTTATTTTTAATCAATCTTCATTTACCAATTGGGTTTCTGGAGGAGAAAACACTATTGCTGGTAACATAAATATTAACTACGACATTAATCATAAACACAAAAACTTAAACTGGGACACAAGAATTATAACCGGTTATGGTTTAAGCCATTTAAGCGAAAAAGGATATCGTAAAACTGATGACCGTTTTGAATTTAATTCCCTTTTAGGTTTAAAATCTAAAGATTATTGGTTTTTTTCTTTCTTTACAAATTTTAAAACCCAATACTCAGAAGGTTACAACTACAAAACAGAACCTAAAACACCAGTTTCTAACTTCTTTTCTCCTGCATATTTAAGTTATGGACCAGGAATGCTTTGGAAAAAATCTGACAATTTAAATGTAAATATAGCTCCAGCAACAGCTAGATTTACTTTTGTAAATGATGAATTTTCTGGAAAATTTGGTGTAGAAGAAGGCAAAAATTCTGTATTTAGTTTAGGTTTTAATCTTACAGGATATTCTAAATTTTCTCTGATGGAAAATATAGAAATGGAAAACATTGTAGCTCTCTATTCTGATTATTTAGAAAACCCTCAAAACATTGACTTAGACTACCAATCAAATATCCGTTTTAAGGTAAATAAGTTTATAAAAATGCAGATGACTTTTCATACAATTATTGATGATAATTCATCTGGAAAAATTCAATTTAGGCAACTTTTTGGTATGGGACTTAATTATAATTTCCATGAAAAAGTGACTTATTAA
- a CDS encoding DUF2480 family protein codes for MQEEIINRVSNSKLMTFDLEEIYPEGKRVLLDIKDWLFQEIILKEKDFRKSVSEHNWSEYKNSFVAITCSADAIIPSWAFMLVASELTPYANKVVIGDLVLLETVIYQELMEFLDLRDFADKPVIIKGCANKPIPNSAYSFLIAKLQPIAKSIMFGEACSTVPLYKSKK; via the coding sequence ATGCAAGAAGAAATAATAAATAGGGTATCTAATAGCAAACTAATGACTTTTGATCTTGAGGAAATTTATCCTGAAGGAAAAAGAGTTCTTTTAGATATTAAAGACTGGTTATTTCAAGAAATTATTTTAAAAGAAAAAGATTTTAGAAAATCTGTTAGTGAACATAATTGGTCTGAATACAAAAATTCTTTTGTTGCTATAACTTGTTCTGCAGATGCAATTATTCCTTCTTGGGCTTTTATGTTAGTAGCATCAGAATTAACACCTTATGCAAATAAAGTTGTTATTGGCGATTTAGTTTTGCTTGAAACTGTTATTTATCAAGAATTAATGGAGTTTTTAGATTTAAGAGACTTTGCTGACAAACCAGTTATTATAAAAGGTTGTGCAAATAAACCAATCCCAAATTCTGCTTACAGTTTTTTAATTGCAAAATTACAACCAATTGCAAAAAGCATTATGTTTGGTGAAGCTTGTTCTACAGTTCCTCTTTATAAATCTAAAAAATAA
- a CDS encoding DUF59 domain-containing protein, giving the protein MTDKELEEIGDKIVRVLKTIFDPEIPVDIYELGLIYDVFVSEENNAKILMTLTSPNCPVAESLPREVEDKIKTLKEINDCEVEITFDPTWTQDMMSEEAKLELGML; this is encoded by the coding sequence ATGACAGATAAAGAATTAGAAGAAATTGGAGATAAAATTGTAAGAGTTTTAAAGACAATTTTTGATCCAGAAATTCCTGTAGATATTTACGAATTAGGTTTAATTTATGATGTTTTTGTATCCGAAGAAAATAATGCAAAAATATTAATGACACTAACATCACCTAATTGCCCAGTTGCAGAATCTTTACCAAGAGAGGTTGAAGACAAAATAAAAACACTAAAAGAAATTAACGACTGTGAAGTTGAAATTACTTTTGACCCTACTTGGACTCAAGATATGATGAGCGAAGAAGCTAAGTTAGAATTAGGAATGCTTTAA
- a CDS encoding SufE family protein yields the protein MTIKEIQEEIIDEFSMFDDWMERYEYIIELGKSLPIIDDKYKLDENLIKGCQSKVWLYSELNNNTIKFTADSDAILTKGIVALLLRVFSNQKPTDILNAETTFIDEIGLKEHLSPTRANGLVSMVKQIKMYAIAQQSKLNN from the coding sequence ATGACTATCAAAGAAATACAAGAAGAAATTATTGATGAGTTTTCTATGTTTGATGATTGGATGGAACGTTATGAATATATTATAGAACTAGGCAAATCTTTACCAATTATTGATGATAAATATAAATTAGATGAAAATCTTATAAAAGGCTGCCAATCTAAAGTTTGGCTATATTCTGAATTAAATAATAACACAATAAAATTTACTGCAGATAGCGATGCTATTTTAACCAAAGGAATTGTGGCATTATTATTGCGCGTTTTTTCAAATCAAAAACCAACAGATATTTTAAATGCAGAAACTACTTTTATTGATGAAATTGGTTTAAAAGAACATCTTTCGCCAACCAGAGCAAATGGTTTAGTGTCTATGGTAAAACAAATAAAAATGTATGCAATTGCACAACAATCAAAATTAAATAATTAA
- a CDS encoding PfkB family carbohydrate kinase: MSKLLAVGTVAFDAIETPFGKTDKILGGSGTFVGLAASQFGVKTGVVSVVGGDFPESYLKMMNGKGINTDGIEIIKEGKTFFWSGIYHNDMNSRDTLITELNVLEKFEPVVPADFKDAGIVMLGNLHPLTQASVLDQMTEKPKLVVLDTMNFWMDIALEDLHTVLKRVDVITINDEEARQLSGEYSLVNAAKKIHEMGPKYVVIKKGEHGALLFNDGSMFYAPALPLAEVFDPTGAGDTFAGGFCGYLAKTEDISFENMKNAIIYGSNLASFCVEKFGTERMQELTADEVKERLQAFKDLTQFDITLS, translated from the coding sequence ATGAGTAAATTATTAGCAGTTGGTACTGTAGCATTTGACGCAATTGAAACTCCTTTTGGTAAAACAGATAAAATTCTTGGAGGTTCAGGAACTTTTGTTGGGTTAGCGGCAAGTCAGTTTGGTGTAAAAACAGGAGTTGTTTCTGTTGTTGGTGGAGATTTCCCAGAATCATATTTAAAAATGATGAATGGCAAAGGAATTAATACTGATGGTATTGAAATTATAAAAGAAGGAAAAACTTTTTTCTGGAGTGGAATATATCATAATGATATGAATTCTAGAGATACTTTAATTACAGAATTAAATGTATTAGAAAAATTTGAACCTGTTGTTCCTGCTGATTTTAAAGATGCTGGAATTGTAATGTTGGGTAATTTACACCCATTAACACAAGCATCTGTTTTAGATCAAATGACAGAAAAACCAAAATTAGTAGTTTTAGATACTATGAATTTTTGGATGGATATTGCACTTGAAGATTTACATACTGTTCTTAAAAGAGTAGATGTAATTACCATAAATGATGAAGAAGCTCGTCAATTATCAGGCGAATATTCTTTAGTAAATGCAGCTAAGAAAATCCATGAAATGGGACCAAAATACGTGGTTATTAAAAAAGGAGAACATGGCGCATTGTTATTTAACGATGGCAGTATGTTTTATGCACCGGCTTTACCTTTAGCAGAAGTTTTTGATCCAACAGGAGCAGGAGATACTTTTGCAGGTGGTTTCTGCGGATATTTAGCAAAAACAGAAGATATTTCTTTCGAGAATATGAAAAACGCTATTATTTACGGTTCTAATTTAGCTTCATTTTGTGTAGAGAAATTTGGAACAGAACGAATGCAGGAGCTTACAGCAGATGAAGTTAAAGAGCGTTTGCAAGCGTTTAAAGATTTAACCCAGTTTGATATAACATTATCATAA
- a CDS encoding amidophosphoribosyltransferase has translation MSDAIKHECGIALVRLKKPLQFYKDKYGSAFYGINKMYLLMEKQHNRGQDGAGFASVKFNVQPGTRYISRVRSNQSQPIQDIFAQINGRLNSVLEENPDKKDDVDWQEENMPYVGNLFLGHVRYGTFGKNSIESVHPFLRQSNWRHQNLIVAGNFNMTNSKQMLEELIELGQHPKENTDTVTVMEKIGHFLEAEVSDLYLKAKEQGFNKKDASPFIEENLSLKNILKRSSKNWDGGYAMAGLVGHGDAFVLRDPNGIRPTYFYEDDEVVVVASERPVIQTVFNVKITDVKELERGHALIIKKSGTTSIEKVLEPKENKACSFERIYFSRGSDAGIYEERKNLGKYVFPKILTAIDSDISNTVFSYIPNTAETSFYGMTEAAEDVLNEQKTAKILEGGKNLSAEKVTQILSERARFEKIAIKDAKLRTFIADDSSRDDLVEHVYDITYGVVKPTDNLVIIDDSIVRGTTLKKSIIRILDRLEPKKIVVVSSAPQIRYPDCYGIDMARIEDFIAFKAALELLKDHNKYHVVADVYQKCKNQQENEDVEIVNYVKEIYSSFTTEEISAKIAEMLKTEDIKADVEVIYQTIEGLHKACPDHLGDWYFTGDYPTPGGHRVVNQAYINFYEGNSKRAY, from the coding sequence ATGAGTGACGCAATTAAACACGAATGCGGAATTGCATTAGTTAGATTAAAAAAACCTTTACAGTTTTACAAGGATAAATATGGTTCTGCTTTTTACGGAATTAACAAAATGTATTTATTGATGGAGAAGCAACATAATCGTGGTCAAGATGGTGCTGGTTTTGCAAGTGTAAAATTTAATGTACAACCTGGTACAAGATATATTAGTAGAGTTCGTTCTAATCAATCGCAACCAATACAAGATATTTTTGCGCAAATAAATGGACGTTTAAATAGTGTTTTAGAAGAAAATCCTGATAAAAAAGACGATGTTGATTGGCAAGAAGAAAACATGCCTTATGTTGGAAATCTGTTTTTAGGACACGTTCGTTACGGTACTTTTGGTAAAAACTCTATAGAAAGTGTACATCCTTTTTTGCGTCAAAGTAATTGGAGACATCAAAACTTAATTGTTGCAGGGAATTTTAATATGACGAATTCTAAACAAATGTTAGAAGAGTTAATAGAGTTAGGTCAGCATCCAAAAGAAAATACAGATACTGTAACTGTTATGGAAAAAATTGGGCACTTTTTAGAAGCAGAAGTTTCTGATTTATATTTAAAAGCTAAAGAACAAGGTTTTAATAAAAAAGATGCATCGCCTTTTATTGAAGAAAATTTAAGTTTAAAAAATATTTTAAAAAGATCATCTAAAAATTGGGATGGTGGTTACGCAATGGCTGGTTTAGTTGGGCATGGAGATGCTTTTGTTTTAAGAGATCCAAACGGTATTAGACCTACCTATTTTTACGAAGATGATGAAGTAGTTGTAGTTGCATCAGAAAGACCAGTTATACAAACTGTTTTTAATGTTAAGATTACTGATGTAAAAGAATTAGAAAGAGGTCATGCGCTAATTATTAAAAAAAGCGGAACTACATCAATTGAAAAAGTTTTAGAGCCTAAAGAAAATAAAGCTTGTTCTTTTGAGCGTATCTATTTTTCTAGAGGAAGTGATGCAGGTATTTATGAAGAACGTAAAAATTTAGGAAAATATGTGTTTCCTAAGATTTTAACTGCAATAGATTCTGATATTTCTAACACCGTTTTTTCTTATATTCCAAACACGGCAGAAACTTCTTTTTATGGAATGACAGAAGCTGCTGAAGATGTTTTAAATGAACAAAAAACAGCAAAAATTTTAGAAGGCGGAAAAAATTTATCCGCAGAAAAAGTTACTCAAATTTTATCAGAAAGAGCACGTTTTGAAAAAATTGCAATTAAAGATGCGAAATTAAGAACTTTTATTGCTGATGATAGTTCTAGAGATGATTTGGTAGAACATGTTTATGATATTACGTATGGTGTTGTAAAACCTACAGATAACTTGGTTATTATTGATGATAGTATTGTGCGTGGAACAACTTTAAAGAAAAGTATTATTAGAATTTTAGATAGATTAGAGCCTAAGAAAATTGTAGTAGTTTCTTCTGCTCCTCAAATTCGTTATCCAGATTGCTATGGAATAGACATGGCAAGAATTGAAGATTTTATTGCCTTTAAAGCTGCATTAGAATTGTTAAAAGATCATAATAAATATCATGTTGTAGCAGATGTTTATCAAAAGTGTAAAAATCAACAAGAGAATGAAGATGTAGAGATTGTAAATTATGTAAAAGAAATTTACAGTTCATTTACTACAGAAGAAATTTCTGCTAAGATTGCTGAAATGTTAAAAACCGAAGATATTAAAGCCGATGTTGAGGTAATTTATCAAACTATAGAAGGTTTGCACAAAGCGTGTCCTGATCATTTAGGTGATTGGTATTTTACAGGTGATTATCCAACTCCTGGAGGTCATAGGGTTGTAAATCAGGCTTATATAAACTTTTATGAAGGGAATTCTAAAAGAGCTTACTAA
- a CDS encoding superoxide dismutase, with amino-acid sequence MAFELPELGYAYDALEPNIDARTMEIHHTKHHQGYTNNLNNAIAGTNLEGKSIEDILTNLDMSNAAVRNNGGGFYNHSLFWTVLNPEDRGYLSGELKDAIEAAFGSKDAFIEAFSKAAATQFGSGWAWLCVLPGGKVEVCSTPNQDNPLMPGVTCGGTPILGLDVWEHAYYLNYQNRRPDYINAFFKVVNWNEAEKRYAAAK; translated from the coding sequence ATGGCTTTTGAATTACCAGAATTAGGATACGCTTACGACGCTTTAGAACCAAACATTGATGCAAGAACTATGGAAATACACCATACAAAACATCACCAAGGTTATACAAATAATTTAAACAACGCAATTGCAGGTACAAATTTAGAAGGAAAATCTATCGAAGATATTCTTACCAACTTAGATATGAGTAATGCTGCTGTAAGAAACAATGGAGGTGGTTTTTATAATCATTCTTTATTTTGGACCGTTTTAAATCCAGAAGATAGAGGTTATTTATCTGGCGAATTAAAAGACGCTATCGAAGCTGCTTTTGGTTCTAAAGATGCATTTATCGAAGCTTTTTCTAAAGCTGCTGCAACACAATTTGGTTCTGGTTGGGCTTGGTTATGTGTATTACCAGGAGGAAAAGTAGAAGTTTGTTCTACTCCAAACCAAGATAACCCATTAATGCCAGGTGTTACTTGTGGCGGAACTCCTATTTTAGGATTAGACGTTTGGGAGCATGCTTACTATTTAAACTACCAAAACAGAAGACCAGATTATATTAACGCTTTCTTTAAAGTAGTTAACTGGAACGAAGCTGAAAAAAGATATGCAGCTGCAAAATAA